In Campylobacter porcelli, the sequence ATATAAATAGCTATAATTTTTATTTTGATCTAAATTTGATTTTATTGTTAAATTTGTATCTATATCATTTGGTGTGATTTTATAAGGATTTTGTGCTCTATCTCTTGGCAATGATAGCTTTACAAGACCCTTACCAACGCCATTTTTAAAGCTATTTTTACTGATAATATAGGTATTAATACCGCTTTGATAAATTCCATTTTGATCTTTTGGCTCATTTGGAGCACTCATAATTAGCTTACTAGAATTGCTAAAGCTTACACTATTAGCGTAGCAATTAGCACTAAAAAGCTTAGCCGTGCTATTATCAAATAGCTTAGCTTCAAACTCCAGCCCAGCCTCAACTCCCATAAAATCATCATATTGAGCTTGAGTAATATTAACTTCAACTACGCCAAATAATCCAAATTTAGAGTGAAAATCGCTCTTTATATGAGCGATTTTATCATAATCAAAATATCCAATATCTTGAGCGATTTTAGTATAGCAGCCGATTTTACCATCTTTATTTGGCTCATTTGTAAAGCTATTTATCAAACAAGCATCACGACCCTTATCGCTATTATCAAAATCAGCAAATTCAAGCCTAGCCACTCCCATATCAGGATAAACAAATCCATCTTGATCTGTTCTAATCTCGCCTACCCCACCTCTAAATTCTATAGTCTCATCAGCCATATTTGCTAAGCAACTTGGCAAAGTGTGCTTTATAAAATCTCCACTAAAACTAGCATTATACCCAACAATCCTAGCACCACTATAATCAAGCGCAAGAAGTCTAAAATCCTTATATTTCACCCCGCCTTTTGGATTTTGCAAAACTTTTTCTAGCTTAAACTCAGCCACTCTGGCATTGAAATTTTGCGATTTTACCTCTCTTAGCGCACCTTTTTGATCCTTAAATCTAGCTAAAAAATATAAATTTTTATAGTTTAAATTAGCTAAATTTGGGATTATCGCTTTGATTTTCCCTCCATCAAAGTTACTAGATCTATAAATTTCATAACCATTATTTAGCCTTATCTCAAGATCGCTTATCATCTCATTACTATAAAACTCAATATCAAACTCACGCCCAATAATCTGCGTATAAATATCTCCAAAACCAATATCTATATTTTGATTGGAATTTAACAAAACTCTCTCAAATACAATATTAGACTCAAACTCATATTTATCAGCTCCGATATCAGCCACACCAAAGATTATTAATAGATTTTGACCGCTTTTTAGCCTAATATCTTGATACTCATAACCATCGATTAAATAAGAATTATTACAAATAAGATGGCTATTTTGCTTAGAATTTGAGATTTGAAAACTAAATTTCGCCATTGTGGCACTAGCAAAACTAACGCTAACTAAGGTATCAAATTGCGCCGTTATCGATATCGCAACTTGCTTATTTGCTTCAATTTTGGTTGATTTAATCTTATAATGTTCTTTTGTATTTTGACTTACAATTGATGTATTAATATCGTCACCATTATGCTCTATGGTAATAACCTTGGATATATCACAATCTGCCACCAAACTCATCACGCAAAAAATAAATAAAAATATAACTCTCATCTCTATCTTAACCTTTTAAAATTATATCTACTAAATGATAAATTTAGCTTATTAATTAAAACAGCTAAATTTTTAAGTATTTTATAAAATTTTATCAACAATATATTTCGAAAATAATTATATTTAAAAACAGATTTTTCAAAAAGTATGAACTAATATTAAAAATTAAACTAGATAAAAGCCATATTTTACTTCAATGGTGCGATCAGCGAGACTTGAACTCGCACACCGTAGCGGCACTACCCCCTCAAGATAGCGTGTCTACCATTCCACCATGATCGCAAAGCCCCATTTAGGGGCTGAAAATTAACCTAAAAATGGGTTAGCATAAAGTGCGATAAGAGCGATAACAAGTGCGTAAATAACTTGTGCTTCGATCATCGCAAGAGCGATAAACATTGTAGTAAGAAGTTTTCCGCCAAGACCTGGATTTCTAGCTGTACCTAAAATAGTAGCAGCAGCAGTATGACCCATACCGATAGCTCCACCAAGAGCAGCCACACCAAGACCGATACCAGCAGCTACAACTGAGAATGCTTTGATTTGTTCGCCATCAGCACCAAATGCCAAGCCTGTTAAGGCTACAAGTAGAAAAAGAATTTTTTTCATAAAATTTCCTTAAAAAATTATTGTTTGAACTAGTTCGGATAAAATCCCTACTTAAAATTCAAAACTCGGAATTATATATAAATTTGGTTTAATCTTTCATAAATTTATCCATTTAATCATAAATCACTCTACTTAAATTAGCAATAAAGCATAACATAAATTAATATTTCTAATAAAGCACTATCATAATCATTGAATAAATATTTATTATTAAAAAATCAATTTAATAAAAATATATTTGTTATCAATAATTATATGGTTGTTTTGTATTATTTTTTACTTCGCAGTGGAGCTAAGCTCCACTTTGCGACCAAAAAAAAAAGGGGGGGGGGGAGCCTTTCACAGAAACCTCGGCTAAAGCCGTCGCATTCGCTGGTTTTGGAAACCCCTAAAGTCCCCACTTCGTGGGGTTGTTCCCCTTATAAAATCTGAGCGTAGCTCAGCTTTTATAGAAGTTTAAAATTTAATTTACTGTAACAATCTTAATATATTTTGTTGAACTGCATTAGCTTGGCTCATAGCATAACTACCACTTTGAGCTAGGATATTAAATTTAGAGAAATTCGCACTCTCACTAGCAAAATCCACATCCCTTATCTGGCTTTCAGCTGATTTGACATTGACTTGAGTAACTGTGATATTGTTTATCGTAGCTACTAATTGGTTTTGGACTGAGCCTAGATCTGCTCTTAGTTTATCTAGTGTTTTTCTAGCACTCTCAGCTACATCTACCATAGCTTGAGCTCCACCATAGGTATTTACGCCACCGGCTTGATCTGCTTCGCTATATACATTTGAGAAACCGCCATCGAAATACCCCATTGCTTTAGCAATTGAAAAATCAATTGTTCCTGAATTCATATATTTAAGGTTAATTGAAGCTTGATTATAAGTTGCCGTAGCAATTGAAGCCTCAGTAATGGCTGCTGCCGTCATACCGCTAATAGCTGACATACCATTTAATCCTACTTTAATATCTCTAGCGTCTTGGCGAACAAAGGTTATCTGACCCATTAATACAACACCTAAAGAAGCAGCACCTTGACCAGAAGCAGCTGAGGCTCCAGACAATCTACCACCTAATTTGCTGTAACTTGTAGATATTGTTCCTATTCTAATAGCTCTACCATCTTTAGCAGCTAATACTAAACGACCATTATCTAAACTTGCTTCTACACCAGTTTCATCTTTTTTAGCATTGATAGCTCCAATTAGTGTGTTATCGCTATCGTTGGCTTTAACTTCTATATTTCCTATAATAACACCATTTATTTGAAGTCCTTTTACTGTTCCAGCTTGAACTGCAGTAGACATAATTTGAGTATTGTTTACATTTACTTTTACACCAGTTTTATCTGAAACTCCATTCATCATTTCAGCTACGGCTTTGTAGCCATCAGTGTATAAAGTACTGGCTTCTATTTTTTGAAATTCATAACCATTAGGAAAACCATCTATACCGCTTAATTTTACTTGAACGCCATCTGAAAACGCACCAGAAACGACAGAGAATATACCATTATTCGTAGTCTCAAACCTCGTATGCCCTATAGTATTTGAATTTGTAGCCCCTATACTTACCTTAGCAGTCTCATTGCTATAAGCACCTATTTGGAAGTTTTTGTTTGAGAAGTTACCATTTAATAGTTGTTGTCCATTAAAGCTTGTAGTAGTAGCTATCATATCAAGCTCTTCAAGTAGTCTTGATATATCGTTTTGTAAAGCTCTTCTTGAATCACTATTTTGTCCATCTTGAGCTGCTTGGATAGCTTTAGTTTTAATAGTATCAAGTATTTTAATCTGCTCATCCATAGCCTTATCAGCTGTTTGGACTATACCTATAGCGTCATTACCATTAGATATAGCCTGACCTAGAGAATTTGCTTGAGATTTTAAGCTATCAGCTATAACAAGCCCTGAGGCATCATCAGCTGCTGTTTGTATCCTAAGACCAGAGCTAAGGCGACCTAGTGAGCTACTAAGAGCTCTATCATTTACTACTGAGTTAGCATGAGCATTCATAGCTGCTATGTTGGTGTTTATTCTAAAACTCATATTATATCCTTTTAAAAGAAATTTGCCTTAAGCTTAATCCTTTGCTTAGGCTTATTTGATTATATCGCAAGGTAGATTAAATTGTTTATATGGGGGGGGGGGAATTTAACACTTTTTTTAAAAAAAGTGCAAATTTAATATAAATTTTTCAAATTTTCATTAAATTTGGCTTAAATTTAATAAATTACTCTAGATATTAACCAGATGAAAATTTAAGAAAATTTATAAATTTAGGCTGTGAGATAAATTTGTAATGGTTTTATAATTAAATTTGGGAAGGTGAATTTTATTTTAAGTTGGGAGTTTGATTAAAAGCATTACTAATAGTGATGAAAAATAAAATAGTAAAAATAGTCAAGCGATAGCTTGACAACCTTGAAAGGCTTTTTCAAGGGGTTGGGGGTTGTTAAAAAAAAGGGGGGGGGGAGGGTAAGGTAGCTTTGCTCTTATGTTTCGTAGTGCCGTCAAACGATAGTTAGTATCGTTTGACTATTGCACCACTCATCTGCCAAAAAAGCGTCCCCCTTCCCCCTTAAAAGAAAAAGAATTTCTTTGCGATAAAAGATTTTTTAAATTCTTTTCTTTAAGGGACAGGGGAAACTAAAATTTGAAAGCCAAAACAGTTTCCCCTGTCCATTTTTAACTTCGCAGGTCAGCAAAGCCGACCTTTGCGACAAGGAGCTACACTCCCTTGACCCACCTAAAGCCCCCACAAGTGGGGTACCCCATTTATGGGGCTTTAGTATTTGCTACTTTAGCACGGACTTTGTTCGTGCGTTAAAAGTAGGTAAAAATGGGTTCCCCTATCCCTTAAAATCCCAACCCCTTCCCAGTTTGGCTTTTTTATTTTATAAAAGCTGAGCGTTAGCTCAGATTTTAATAGGGTCACCCTACGGAGTAGAGACTTTAGGGGTTTCCAAAGGCTCCCCTTTGGTCGAAAAGACTAGCTTGGCTAGTCTGCGAAGTTAAAAATAGGGACTTTCTCAAAGAGAGTGCAAAGCACAAGAATGAAGGGTCAATGGTTGCATTTTAAATTTTCGCCAATGGATTAGTAAAAATTCCGCGTAAGAAGTGGAGCGAAATTTTATTATGAAATTATAATTATTCAATTTAACCGTAAGCCAAAAAATATGGTGAATTATAATAAAGCGAAGTGGCTAAAAAGAAAAATAGTAAAATTTAGCCTTGTTTAGCCAAATTTTATATACAAAGCTAGTATTTATATATATCTTATATATCTGTATAAAAAGCGTAAATAAATTTCTTATTATGATATTAAAACTCTATGCTTTCGGCTACTGGAATTTTATCTGCTGTGAGATTTTTCTTGCTGCGATGGTAACTTTTGATTATGGCTGGCTCTTTTATGCTTTCATAGCCTTGGATTAAAATAGCAAAATAATCAAATTTAGCTCCATTTAATCTCGCATAAACTAAATCCCCTACATTGCAAGGTTTCGTGCTAAATCCTTGTGCTGATGAGAGCTTACCATTGCTTGTATCAGTTGATGTGATGGTATAGACATAGCCACCATTTACCTTACTAATGGAGGTTATAGTGCCTTTTATATAGTTATTTTTAACTAATTCTTGTGTGCTTTTAGTAGCTACGCACCCAGCCACTAAAAGCGTAAAAATAATCAAAAATACACTATGCAGTAACATTGATAGCATTACCGCTAAGCTCCATAATAGCTTGATTTAATCTATCTAGCGTTTTTCCCATTGTTTGTTGCGATATATCTGGCAAGGATTGTCCCCATAGGGCTTCAGCTTGAGAAAAGCCATTTTTGACCCCTTCTAGACCGCTTCTTAGCTTATCTACATCGCCACCAGCTCCATTTATGACAAAATCAGCTATGCGATTTGCGGTATTATTAATACCAAAGTATCCATTATCACTTATTAGATTACTTGCTTCTTGCGAGCTTAGATCGCCAATTGGTTTGCCATTGTAGCCAGTGATATTTATATTTTGGTTTAATAGATCTTTTAATCCTTGAGTGAAATCGCTTGCGCTACTACCCTGATTAGTAAAGCTAAGGCTAGTAAGACCTATTTGCATATTAAAATTGCCATTTGAATAATCAAGAGTTTGCTGCATAAACTGCATATAATAGCCTCTTGTTAGCTCGTTTGCATTTACTTTGCTTGCAGACTCTTTGATTTTGTCGATATTGGTTTGGGAATTTGGATTGATACTTAGAAAATCTAAGCTATTTGTGTTATTTACTTGCATTTTATCTCCTTTATCCATATATCGGATTTTTTAAAAAAATATTTTGACCTTATGAGTGTAAAATGTGCTAAGCAAATTTGGCTATAAATAGCCAAATTCATATTATTATTTTTTCATACTTAAATAGCTATTTAACGCACTTACATATGCTTTTGCACTTGCCATCATAGTATCTATATCAAGCCCATGCCCGATAAATGGAGGCTCACCAGAGCCAAATGCCACTTTAACCGTAACTTTCGCAAGAGCGTCTTTGCCCTGTGATACTGCTGAGACCTTATAATCTTTTAACTCACCAGCAACCTTGCTAA encodes:
- a CDS encoding flagellin B, translating into MSFRINTNIAAMNAHANSVVNDRALSSSLGRLSSGLRIQTAADDASGLVIADSLKSQANSLGQAISNGNDAIGIVQTADKAMDEQIKILDTIKTKAIQAAQDGQNSDSRRALQNDISRLLEELDMIATTTSFNGQQLLNGNFSNKNFQIGAYSNETAKVSIGATNSNTIGHTRFETTNNGIFSVVSGAFSDGVQVKLSGIDGFPNGYEFQKIEASTLYTDGYKAVAEMMNGVSDKTGVKVNVNNTQIMSTAVQAGTVKGLQINGVIIGNIEVKANDSDNTLIGAINAKKDETGVEASLDNGRLVLAAKDGRAIRIGTISTSYSKLGGRLSGASAASGQGAASLGVVLMGQITFVRQDARDIKVGLNGMSAISGMTAAAITEASIATATYNQASINLKYMNSGTIDFSIAKAMGYFDGGFSNVYSEADQAGGVNTYGGAQAMVDVAESARKTLDKLRADLGSVQNQLVATINNITVTQVNVKSAESQIRDVDFASESANFSKFNILAQSGSYAMSQANAVQQNILRLLQ
- a CDS encoding F0F1 ATP synthase subunit C is translated as MKKILFLLVALTGLAFGADGEQIKAFSVVAAGIGLGVAALGGAIGMGHTAAATILGTARNPGLGGKLLTTMFIALAMIEAQVIYALVIALIALYANPFLG